In one window of Streptomyces sp. NBC_01224 DNA:
- a CDS encoding nitroreductase/quinone reductase family protein — translation MPTSFNQSVIEEFRANGGKVGGPFESGDLLLLTTTGARSGKETTTPLGYVRHGDSLLIVGSNLGAPTHPDWYHNLLAHPVVRVEVGTRTFQALAVPAEGARREELFAHAVEAAPGYGDYQARTTRSLPVVVLERAEPDGWESLREVNSLADKVMEVHTWLRAQLRQVKAEADAHFTARAAHRGPGQPPAPSLGLQIRQRCLAFCQALEFHHTSEDAHLFPGIARHHPHLTDTFARLADEHRTVARIQGELAALLAGIGITDPECFRAELARMSTELNAHLDYEEEQILPLLADVPWPPVPPVPPVSPAPRE, via the coding sequence ATGCCCACATCCTTCAATCAATCAGTCATCGAGGAGTTCCGCGCCAATGGAGGGAAGGTCGGTGGCCCCTTCGAGAGCGGCGATCTGCTCCTGCTGACGACCACCGGCGCGAGGTCGGGGAAGGAGACCACCACTCCTCTCGGCTATGTCCGCCACGGCGACTCGCTGCTGATCGTCGGCTCCAACCTCGGTGCCCCGACCCACCCCGACTGGTACCACAACCTGCTCGCCCACCCCGTGGTACGGGTGGAGGTCGGCACCCGTACCTTCCAGGCCCTCGCGGTTCCCGCCGAGGGAGCGCGGCGCGAGGAACTGTTCGCACACGCCGTGGAAGCGGCGCCCGGATACGGCGACTACCAGGCCAGGACCACCCGGTCCCTGCCGGTCGTGGTGCTGGAACGCGCCGAGCCCGACGGCTGGGAGAGCCTCCGCGAGGTCAACAGCCTTGCCGACAAGGTCATGGAGGTCCACACCTGGCTGCGGGCCCAGTTGCGCCAGGTGAAGGCGGAGGCCGACGCCCACTTCACCGCACGGGCGGCCCACCGGGGCCCCGGTCAACCGCCGGCCCCGAGCCTGGGACTCCAGATCAGGCAGCGCTGCCTGGCGTTCTGCCAGGCCCTGGAGTTCCACCACACCAGCGAGGACGCGCATCTGTTCCCCGGAATCGCCCGCCACCACCCGCACTTGACCGACACCTTCGCCCGGCTCGCCGACGAACACCGCACGGTCGCCCGCATCCAGGGCGAGTTGGCGGCGCTGCTGGCGGGCATCGGCATCACCGATCCCGAGTGCTTCCGCGCCGAACTGGCCCGGATGTCGACGGAGCTGAACGCGCACCTCGACTACGAGGAGGAGCAGATCCTTCCCCTGCTGGCCGATGTCCCATGGCCGCCGGTTCCTCCGGTTCCTCCAGTTTCTCCGGCTCCTCGCGAGTAG